The genomic segment CTACGATTACTTGGTGATGGCGCCTGGGGTGATTTTTGATGGAAGTGGGATTAATGGGTATGATAAGTGGGGTTGGGTTAATACCAATGTCTATGACCCAGGTATGTTAATGGAGTTGAAGAATAAGTTATGGTCCATTAACCAAGGTACAGTACTAGTGTATGCACCGAAGGCACCCTACCGCTGCGCCCCAGCACCCACCGAGACAGCCCTATTGGCCCACACTATTCTCAAACATAGGGGTGTTAGGGATAAGGTTAAGATTATTCACATTGACGCCAATGATAAGACTCAACCACCTGCAATTGCTGATAAGGTTAAGGAGATTTACGATAAGGCTGGAATAGAGTTAATTACTAACCAAGAAATAGTGGAGTTAAGCAATCACGAAGTTATCACTAAGAGCGGTGAAAGGTATAGTTTCGATGTGCTTGCTATGCTTGAGCCGAATAAGGCCCCATCATTCATTAGGGAGGTGGGCTTGGGTGATGATTGGTTTAACGTTAGATCACCTGTGGATTTAAGGAACACTAAGTACGATGACGTGTTAGCCGTTGGCGACACTGCGAAGCTACCATTCCCCAAGAACCAGGAGATAGCCTTTGAAAGCGCTTTATTCGCGGTTAATAAAATAATGGAGGACCTTGGAATCAATGATAGGATTAACGTTCAATACGCCTTCATTGGTTGGGCTTACTTAGGTAACGTGGAGGGTATGTTGGAGACCTTAAGTCTTCAATTCGGGTTTGATTACACGCAGCAGCCACCGAAGGTGATTAAGGACCCTGAACCAAAACGTGAATACACTATTCAGAAGGACCATTGGATGCAAACATACCTCAGTAAATTATTCGGTTAAACCATACTGTTTATTGTTCAGTGGAGATGGGGTTGAGTGTTAAGTTTATTTAAGGCGCTTAGTATTGTGTCTTTATGAGGGCGGTTGTTTTCGAGAAAAGTGACTTAAATGACTTAAGGGTGGTTGAGTTAAGTAGGCCTAAGCCTAATCCCCATGAAGTAGTCATTAGGGTTACTGAATCCGGTGTTAACCCTGTGGATTACTATACGGTGACTTCAAGGTGGGTTAAACCAATACCACATATACCTGGTGCTGAATTCGCCGGTATTGTTGAGGAGGTGGGGGAGCATGTATCAGTTGTTAAGCCTGGTGATAAGGTGGTGGTTTATGGTAGGGTTTTCGACGGTACCTGTGACTTATGCTTAGCCTCCATGGAGAACCTATGTAGGAATGGAGGCATAATAGGTATAGTTACTAATGGTGGTTGGGCTGAGTACGCTATTGTACCTGATAGGAATTTAATTAAACTACCTGATGATGTTAACTGGGACTTGGCTGCAAGCCTACCTGTTGCTGCGTTAACGTCATACCATGCCCTCAGGGAGGCTAATTTAAGGGCTGGGGAGACTCTAGTTGTCTTTGGGGCATCGGGCAACACTGGTCAATTTGCTGTTCAATTAGGTAAACTAATGGGTGCTAGGGTAATTGCTGTAAGCGGGAAGAATTGGGTTAGTGAATTAGGTGCAGATTACGTTGCCTCAATTGATAATGTTAAGGATGTTGTTGAGAAGGCTACTGATGGTAGAATGGCTGATGTGGTTGTTGATCCACTTGGAGAGAGGACATGGGGCGTAAGCTTACCGCTGCTTGGAAGGGGAGGTAGGTGGGTTACCTTTGGTCAATTAACTGGTGGGGAGGTTAAGATCCAGTTATCACTACTGTACTCTAATCAATTCAAGTTAATTGGCTCAACTGGTGGAACTAGGAGGGAGTTACTTGAGTTGGTTAACATTATGAGTAAGCTTAAGGTTAAGGTTGATAAGTATTATGAATTAAGTGAAGCCAAGGAGGCGCTTAATAGGTTGTTTTCACCCCAGAGGAATGGAAGAATAATGATTAAGATTTAAACCTAATTCCACACTTAGGCTAAGCTCCTCCTCCAGGATAATGCAGCGTATATTACGTAAAGCAGTAGGGCGTTGAAGAATGCGAAGAACACTAGGCTACCTAGTAATAGGCCTGGTTGAACTGAGACAAGGCTAAGTAATGCATTGATTTGCGGGGTTAAGAGTTGACTAATCGTTAACCACTTGGCCACGTTAAGGGCGAAGCTTAGACCATAAGCCTTAATCAAAGCCTCAGCTGCAGCAACTGGTGGAACAATGGCGTATGGGACATGAGCCAACCCATTCATTACCTCAGCTGAATCCATTAGCATTGGTGTTAATATGAGTTTAAGCACCTCAATAGGCTTACTGGTGACTTTAATTGAGACCACCAGTAGAATTAGGATTACGGCTCCAAGGGCAATGTTCATGTAAAGCATCCAACTCAGGTTGAAGGTTGGTTTATATAATCCGTAGAACGCCGAAGGTAAGTATGAGGGTGGGTGCCCGAATATAGACCATGCAACCGTTGGTGAATACTGGTAAACTGTGTAGAGGTACCAGGCAGCGAAGATGGAGTACAGTATACCGAAGATTAAACCCACAGTGTTACCAATCCTATGACCTAACTCATGGTATTCACTCCTACTTGAAGCATACCTCCAGCCGTGTATTGATGATACTAGGATACTGGTCATGGCTATTGCACCAAATAAAGTGGCTAGGAGTAATGGTGGATATGTTGGGTTACTTAAAGCCTCAGTTAAATTAACTGATAAAGTGAAGCCCGTATTAGATGTACTGCTTGGTGCTATTGCCACCCCTGCAGGGTAATTTATGAAGGCGAACACTAACCTAAACATCACTGGGATTACTGTTAAAGTAATGGCCATACCGTAACCCACTGCAACATGCCTCATCGGGCTAAGCCTATTAAATGACCTGTAGTAGAAGCCTATGAGAGGTAACGCTATGGCTACGCCAAAAACTATGGCAATACCCCAAACAGGCCAAAGCAATGCACCAGCTATATTAGTGAAGACTGGTAGTAGGCCTGCCAAGAAGACTGTCACTATTGTTCCAAAGACCCCGCCTATTGCGTATACGGCTATTAGGTAGCTTGATAAGCCGTGCGCAATATCAATGTAAGTCCTCCTACCGCTCCTATACCCTAGTAACTCAAGAGTGGGCAGCAACCAACCTAAGCCAAGTACAGTGTAAACTAGGGGTAGGTGCACTGAGAAGGCCCATGCAATTAAGGCAACCGTCGCTACCACTGGGGAAACCATGATCTCACCCTAGTACTCAACCACCTGTGTAGGCTTCACTTCCTTTGGCTTGGTGTATAGGTAAACCATGTAGACTGCTAGTGCTGGCATGGCAACCTCAACTATTATAATAAGCGCAACTAACCATCCTGGTAGGCTTAGGTTAGGATTAATTAAACCACCCTCATATATAGGTACTCCAGTTACCGTGGGTGGGCCACCATTTGGGTTAGGTG from the Caldivirga maquilingensis IC-167 genome contains:
- a CDS encoding alcohol dehydrogenase catalytic domain-containing protein, coding for MRAVVFEKSDLNDLRVVELSRPKPNPHEVVIRVTESGVNPVDYYTVTSRWVKPIPHIPGAEFAGIVEEVGEHVSVVKPGDKVVVYGRVFDGTCDLCLASMENLCRNGGIIGIVTNGGWAEYAIVPDRNLIKLPDDVNWDLAASLPVAALTSYHALREANLRAGETLVVFGASGNTGQFAVQLGKLMGARVIAVSGKNWVSELGADYVASIDNVKDVVEKATDGRMADVVVDPLGERTWGVSLPLLGRGGRWVTFGQLTGGEVKIQLSLLYSNQFKLIGSTGGTRRELLELVNIMSKLKVKVDKYYELSEAKEALNRLFSPQRNGRIMIKI
- a CDS encoding FAD-dependent oxidoreductase; translation: MPRIVVVGGGIGGLTVASTLAQRLGTKVEVTILTKEPYYVSGPTRPLVLTNEEKLERIIRGYSNVGLKGVRIMYGAVTGVDPANRIVKYSESPPYGVKSSSLSYDYLVMAPGVIFDGSGINGYDKWGWVNTNVYDPGMLMELKNKLWSINQGTVLVYAPKAPYRCAPAPTETALLAHTILKHRGVRDKVKIIHIDANDKTQPPAIADKVKEIYDKAGIELITNQEIVELSNHEVITKSGERYSFDVLAMLEPNKAPSFIREVGLGDDWFNVRSPVDLRNTKYDDVLAVGDTAKLPFPKNQEIAFESALFAVNKIMEDLGINDRINVQYAFIGWAYLGNVEGMLETLSLQFGFDYTQQPPKVIKDPEPKREYTIQKDHWMQTYLSKLFG
- a CDS encoding cytochrome ubiquinol oxidase subunit I — its product is MVSPVVATVALIAWAFSVHLPLVYTVLGLGWLLPTLELLGYRSGRRTYIDIAHGLSSYLIAVYAIGGVFGTIVTVFLAGLLPVFTNIAGALLWPVWGIAIVFGVAIALPLIGFYYRSFNRLSPMRHVAVGYGMAITLTVIPVMFRLVFAFINYPAGVAIAPSSTSNTGFTLSVNLTEALSNPTYPPLLLATLFGAIAMTSILVSSIHGWRYASSRSEYHELGHRIGNTVGLIFGILYSIFAAWYLYTVYQYSPTVAWSIFGHPPSYLPSAFYGLYKPTFNLSWMLYMNIALGAVILILLVVSIKVTSKPIEVLKLILTPMLMDSAEVMNGLAHVPYAIVPPVAAAEALIKAYGLSFALNVAKWLTISQLLTPQINALLSLVSVQPGLLLGSLVFFAFFNALLLYVIYAALSWRRSLA